In the Panulirus ornatus isolate Po-2019 chromosome 57, ASM3632096v1, whole genome shotgun sequence genome, one interval contains:
- the LOC139766336 gene encoding uncharacterized protein — MADMNTLKQPQVFLKILEIIMLIVAIATFFSTLWGWGFFASSIILGCFINAILFLCLYLMGYSQNQQSPMELLLNSYYCLGLFVSSILLMSSSWSSNLVACGAFCLLLVPIYGMDIYFSLAKLSIRPLSFPPSANPPTMADATANPTSSVDPSTLSPPHNYQSSGILPPYQHRPDTLDTGITRLEPSSLYVTNPVYPPAFDYPPTNTDKSSSYPPEVSSSPRP; from the exons ATAATGTTGATCGTGGCCATAGCAACATTCTTCAGTACCCTGTGGGGATGGGGGTTCTTCGCCTCTAGCATCATTCTAGGATGCTTCATCAACGCTATCCTCTTCCTCTGCCTCTATCTCATGGGCTACTCCCAGAACCAGCAATCACCTATG GAGTTGCTTCTGAATTCCTACTACTGCCTTGGTCTGTTCGTGTCCTCCATCCTACTGATGTCCAGCAGCTGGTCCTCTAACCTGGTGGCCTGTGGTGCGTTCTGCCTCCTACTCGTCCCTATCTACGGCATGGACATATACTTCTCCTTGGCTAAGTTGAGCATCCGACCCTTATCCTTCCCTCCAAGCGCCAATCCGCCCACAATGGCTGATGCTACTGCCAATCCTACGTCATCCGTGGATCCATCAACCttgtctccaccacacaactacCAATCATCCGGAATCTTGCCACCATACCAGCACCGACCCGATACACTGGATACAGGTATAACAAGACTGGAGCCTTCGTCTCTCTACGTAACAAATCCTGTATACCCGCCTGCGTTCGATTACCCACCCACAAACACGGACAAGTCGTCCAGCTACCCACCCGAAGTGTCCAGTAGCCCTCGTCCATAA